The genomic DNA GAAGCGGTCGATGACCTGATCCGTGGTCAGGTCCACGCTCATGTCGTCGTTCGAGACATTGAAGACCTCGTAGCCCAGACCGTCGGTGGCCAGGCAGCGTTCCACCATCTGTGCCAGATCGCGCGCGTCGATGTAGGCAAAGATGTTGCGGCGACGCTTTTCGGGATGGGCGATGAAATCGGGGAAGTTTTCCGCGTATTCATCCGGCTCGATCACGTTGTTGATCCGCAGCCCGTAGATGTCGCTGCCGGACCGGGCCTGAAAGCTGCGGGCCGTGGCCTCGTTGCAGACCTTGGACATGGCGTAGCTGTCCTGTGGCACTGTCGGGTGGTCTTCGTCGACGGGGATGTATTCGGGCTTCTTCTCGCCGTCGTGAAAGCAGATGCCGTAGGTCGTCTCGGAGCTGGCGAAGATGATCTTGGGCACGCCTGCCTTCACCGCGGCGTCGATCACGTTGTAGGTCGACAGGGTGTTGATGCGGAAGGTCTCGTTGTCGGGGACCAGCATGATG from Loktanella sp. M215 includes the following:
- a CDS encoding NAD-dependent epimerase/dehydratase family protein, whose product is MRIFFTGGSGKAGQYAVKHLRDLGHDVTNIDLDAPADGRSLRVDLTDAGQVASAMQAYADFDELEPGTGIPRYDAVVHFAAIPRIMLVPDNETFRINTLSTYNVIDAAVKAGVPKIIFASSETTYGICFHDGEKKPEYIPVDEDHPTVPQDSYAMSKVCNEATARSFQARSGSDIYGLRINNVIEPDEYAENFPDFIAHPEKRRRNIFAYIDARDLAQMVERCLATDGLGYEVFNVSNDDMSVDLTTDQVIDRFYQGVEKRRSMGETETFYDNTKAKRMVGFAPQHSWRDVLKD